A window of Juglans regia cultivar Chandler chromosome 7, Walnut 2.0, whole genome shotgun sequence contains these coding sequences:
- the LOC108985371 gene encoding transcription termination factor MTERF5, chloroplastic-like isoform X1 encodes MRAFCAIGSGQQIPCLSKGLLTTRRTRLCFPERLFFCQAKSADDSGIDGSFSFEALPTTLLAAEKEEAKAVLTLFLRKKGLSNAVAARTVNKSDIFIDHLILRLHSIHKSRYLVGRELTTLEIRDVLIPYLETLAEEHENHMVDVVENFPNPPVKEKTAVPISQPNPTLDSKRLKALSRVSEIGPAGKLRPHILYLIELGMDLEQIKAITRRFPAFAYYSLEGKIKPVVEFLLDLGVPKSDIPTIINKRPQLCGISLSENLIPTMTFLENLGVDKKQWAEVIHRCPPLLTYSRQKMKSTVEFLYEMGLSADRIGKILTRSPNIISYSVEDKLRPTAEYFHSLGVDVSVLIHRCPQIFGLSIEANLKPLTEFFLGKGYSIEDVGTMISRYGALYSFSLSENVIPKWEFFLTMDYSKSELVKFPQYFGYSLEERIKPRFARVKECGVSVLLNQVLSLSYSNFEKALNKKMKKMLSDKDELQACSSDGLQQDDEQ; translated from the exons atgagagcTTTCTGTGCAATCGGCTCTGGCCAGCAGATCCCATGTCTGTCAAAAGGACTTCTCACTACCCGGAG GACTCGACTTTGTTTTCCCGAAAGACTCTTCTTTTGCCAAGCAAAGTCCG CAGATGATTCTGGGATAGATGGATCATTCAGCTTTGAAGCGCTACCTACTACCCTGTTAGctgcagaaaaagaagaagccaAAGCTGTTTTGACCTTGTTCTTAAGGAAAAAAGGTTTGAGCAATGCAGTTGCGGCAAGAACTGTCAACAAGTCAGACATTTTTATTGACCACCTTATCTTGAGGCTGCATTCTATACATAAGTCTCGGTATCTTGTAG GACGTGAGCTCACAACTCTTGAGATCAGAGATGTTCTTATTCCTTACCTTGAAACCCTTGCCGAAGAGCATGAGAACCATATGGTAGATGTAGTGGAAAACTTTCCAAATCCACCTGTTAAAGAAAAAACGGCTGTGCCTATTTCTCAGCCCAATCCAACCCTAGACTCCAAAAGGCTAAAGGCCTTATCTCGAGTGAGTGAGATAGGCCCAGCTGGGAAACTCCGCCCTCACATTCTCTATCTCATAGAACTTGGCATGGATCTTGAGCAGATCAAGGCAATTACACGAAGATTCCCAGCTTTTGCCTACTATAGCTTGGAAGGGAAAATTAAGCCAGTGGTTGAGTTTCTTCTTGATCTCGGTGTGCCAAAATCTGATATTCCCACCATCATTAACAAAAGACCTCAGTTGTGTGGAATCAGTCTCTCTGAAAATCTTATACCGACCATGACATTCTTGGAGAATTTGGGTGTCGACAAGAAACAGTGGGCAGAAGTGATACACCGCTGTCCACCTCTTCTCACTTACAGCAGGCAGAAGATGAAGTCCACTGTTGAATTTCTTTATGAGATGGGCCTCTCAGCAGATAGAATTGGGAAGATTCTGACACGCAGCCCAAACATAATTAGTTACAGTGTGGAGGACAAGTTACGACCAACTGCAGAGTATTTCCATTCTTTGGGGGTGGATGTTTCTGTTCTTATCCATCGTTGTCCACAGATTTTTGGTCTTAGCATTGAGGCAAATTTGAAGCCCTTGACAGAGTTCTTCTTGGGTAAGGGATACAGTATTGAGGATGTTGGGACCATGATTTCAAGATATGGAGCCTTATATTCCTTTAGCTTGTCGGAGAATGTGATACCAAAATGGGAGTTCTTTTTGACCATGGATTATTCAAAATCTGAGCTGGTGAAATTTCCACAATATTTTGGTTATAGTTTGGAAGAGAGGATTAAACCAAGGTTTGCACGTGTGAAGGAGTGCGGGGTTTCAGTCTTGCTGAACCAGGTGCTGTCACTGTCGTATAGTAATTTTGAGAAGGCTTTGaataagaagatgaagaaaatgctTTCTGACAAGGATGAGTTGCAGGCTTGCAGCAGCGATGGCCTTCAACAAGACGATGAACAGTGA
- the LOC108985371 gene encoding transcription termination factor MTERF5, chloroplastic-like isoform X2: MRAFCAIGSGQQIPCLSKGLLTTRRTRLCFPERLFFCQAKSDDSGIDGSFSFEALPTTLLAAEKEEAKAVLTLFLRKKGLSNAVAARTVNKSDIFIDHLILRLHSIHKSRYLVGRELTTLEIRDVLIPYLETLAEEHENHMVDVVENFPNPPVKEKTAVPISQPNPTLDSKRLKALSRVSEIGPAGKLRPHILYLIELGMDLEQIKAITRRFPAFAYYSLEGKIKPVVEFLLDLGVPKSDIPTIINKRPQLCGISLSENLIPTMTFLENLGVDKKQWAEVIHRCPPLLTYSRQKMKSTVEFLYEMGLSADRIGKILTRSPNIISYSVEDKLRPTAEYFHSLGVDVSVLIHRCPQIFGLSIEANLKPLTEFFLGKGYSIEDVGTMISRYGALYSFSLSENVIPKWEFFLTMDYSKSELVKFPQYFGYSLEERIKPRFARVKECGVSVLLNQVLSLSYSNFEKALNKKMKKMLSDKDELQACSSDGLQQDDEQ, from the exons atgagagcTTTCTGTGCAATCGGCTCTGGCCAGCAGATCCCATGTCTGTCAAAAGGACTTCTCACTACCCGGAG GACTCGACTTTGTTTTCCCGAAAGACTCTTCTTTTGCCAAGCAAAGTCCG ATGATTCTGGGATAGATGGATCATTCAGCTTTGAAGCGCTACCTACTACCCTGTTAGctgcagaaaaagaagaagccaAAGCTGTTTTGACCTTGTTCTTAAGGAAAAAAGGTTTGAGCAATGCAGTTGCGGCAAGAACTGTCAACAAGTCAGACATTTTTATTGACCACCTTATCTTGAGGCTGCATTCTATACATAAGTCTCGGTATCTTGTAG GACGTGAGCTCACAACTCTTGAGATCAGAGATGTTCTTATTCCTTACCTTGAAACCCTTGCCGAAGAGCATGAGAACCATATGGTAGATGTAGTGGAAAACTTTCCAAATCCACCTGTTAAAGAAAAAACGGCTGTGCCTATTTCTCAGCCCAATCCAACCCTAGACTCCAAAAGGCTAAAGGCCTTATCTCGAGTGAGTGAGATAGGCCCAGCTGGGAAACTCCGCCCTCACATTCTCTATCTCATAGAACTTGGCATGGATCTTGAGCAGATCAAGGCAATTACACGAAGATTCCCAGCTTTTGCCTACTATAGCTTGGAAGGGAAAATTAAGCCAGTGGTTGAGTTTCTTCTTGATCTCGGTGTGCCAAAATCTGATATTCCCACCATCATTAACAAAAGACCTCAGTTGTGTGGAATCAGTCTCTCTGAAAATCTTATACCGACCATGACATTCTTGGAGAATTTGGGTGTCGACAAGAAACAGTGGGCAGAAGTGATACACCGCTGTCCACCTCTTCTCACTTACAGCAGGCAGAAGATGAAGTCCACTGTTGAATTTCTTTATGAGATGGGCCTCTCAGCAGATAGAATTGGGAAGATTCTGACACGCAGCCCAAACATAATTAGTTACAGTGTGGAGGACAAGTTACGACCAACTGCAGAGTATTTCCATTCTTTGGGGGTGGATGTTTCTGTTCTTATCCATCGTTGTCCACAGATTTTTGGTCTTAGCATTGAGGCAAATTTGAAGCCCTTGACAGAGTTCTTCTTGGGTAAGGGATACAGTATTGAGGATGTTGGGACCATGATTTCAAGATATGGAGCCTTATATTCCTTTAGCTTGTCGGAGAATGTGATACCAAAATGGGAGTTCTTTTTGACCATGGATTATTCAAAATCTGAGCTGGTGAAATTTCCACAATATTTTGGTTATAGTTTGGAAGAGAGGATTAAACCAAGGTTTGCACGTGTGAAGGAGTGCGGGGTTTCAGTCTTGCTGAACCAGGTGCTGTCACTGTCGTATAGTAATTTTGAGAAGGCTTTGaataagaagatgaagaaaatgctTTCTGACAAGGATGAGTTGCAGGCTTGCAGCAGCGATGGCCTTCAACAAGACGATGAACAGTGA